Proteins encoded by one window of Pan troglodytes isolate AG18354 chromosome 16, NHGRI_mPanTro3-v2.0_pri, whole genome shotgun sequence:
- the ZFYVE19 gene encoding abscission/NoCut checkpoint regulator isoform X1 produces MESRCYGCAVKFTLFKKEYGCKNCGRAFCSGCLSFSAAVPRTGNTQQKVCKQCHEVLTRGSSANASKWSPPQNYKKRVAALEAKQKPSTSQSQGLTRQDQMIAERLARLRQENKPKLVPSQAEIEARLAALKDERQGSIPSTQEMEARLAALQGRVLPSQTPQPAHHTPDTRTQAQQTQDLLTQLRAEVAIDESWKGGGPAASLQNDLNQGGPGSTNSKRQANWSLEEEKSRLLAEAALELREENTRQERILALAKRLAVLRGQDPERVTLQDYRLPDSDDDEDEETAIQRVLQQLTEEAALDEASGFNIPAEQASRPWTQPHRAEPEAQDVDPRPEAEEEELPWCCICNEDATLRCAGCDGDLFCARCFREGHDAFELKEHQTSAYSPPRAGQEH; encoded by the exons ATGGAGAGTAGGTGCTACGGCTGCGCTGTCAAGTTCACCCTCTTCAAGAAGGAG TACGGCTGTAAGAATTGTGGCAGGGCCTTCTGTTCAGGCTGCCTAAGCTTCAGTGCAGCAGTGCCTCGGACTGGGAACACCCAACAGAAAGTCTGCAAGCAATGCCATGAGGTCCTGACCAG AGGGTCTTCTGCCAATGCCTCCAAGTGGTCACCACCTCAGAACTATAAGAA GCGTGTGGCAGCCTTGGAAGCCAAGCAGAAGCCCAGCACTTCCCAGAGCCAGGGACTGACCCGACAAGACCAGATGATTGCTGAGCGCCTAGCACGACTCCGCCAGGAGAACAAGCCCA AGTTAGTCCCCTCACAGGCAGAGATAGAGGCACGGCTGGCTGCCCTAAAGGATGAACGTCAGGGTTCCATCCCTTCCacccaggaaatggaggcacGACTTGCAGCGTTGCAGGGCAGAGTTCTACCTTCTCAAACCCCCCAGCCG GCACATCACACACCGGACACCAGGACCCAAGCCCAGCAGACACAGGATCTGCTAACGCAGCTGAGAGCTGAGGTGGCTATCGATGAAAGCTGGAAAGGAGGAGGCCCAG CTGCCTCTCTCCAGAATGACCTCAACCAGGGTGGCCCAGGGAGCACTAATTCCAAGAGGCAGGCCAACTGGTccttggaggaggagaagagCAGACTGCTGGCTGAGGCAGCACTTGAGTTGCGGGAGGAGAACACGAGGCAGGAACGGATTCTGGCCCTGGCCAAGCGACTAGCCGTGCTGCGGGGACAGGACCCCGAGAGAG TGACCCTCCAGGACTATCGCCTCCCAGACAGTGATGACGACGAGGATGAGGAGACAGCCATCCAAAGAGTCCTGCAACAG CTCACTGAAGAAGCTGCCCTGGATGAGGCAAGTGGCTTTAACATCCCTGCAGAGCAGGCTTCTCGACCCTGGACCCAACCCCACAGGGCAGAGCCTGAG GCCCAGGATGTGGACCCCAGGcctgaggctgaggaagaggagctCCCCTGGTGCTGCATCTGCAATGAGGATGCCACCCTACGCTGCGCTGGCTGCGATGGGGACCTCTTCTGTGCCCGCTGCTTCCG AGAGGGCCACGATGCCTTTGAGCTTAAAGAGCACCAGACATCTGCCTACTCTCCTCCGCGTGCAGGCCAAGAGCACTGA
- the ZFYVE19 gene encoding abscission/NoCut checkpoint regulator isoform X2 produces the protein MESRCYGCAVKFTLFKKEYGCKNCGRAFCSGCLSFSAAVPRTGNTQQKVCKQCHEVLTRGSSANASKWSPPQNYKKRVAALEAKQKPSTSQSQGLTRQDQMIAERLARLRQENKPKLVPSQAEIEARLAALKDERQGSIPSTQEMEARLAALQGRVLPSQTPQPAHHTPDTRTQAQQTQDLLTQLRAEVAIDESWKGGGPAASLQNDLNQGGPGSTNSKRQANWSLEEEKSRLLAEAALELREENTRQERILALAKRLAVLRGQDPERVTLQDYRLPDSDDDEDEETAIQRVLQQAQDVDPRPEAEEEELPWCCICNEDATLRCAGCDGDLFCARCFREGHDAFELKEHQTSAYSPPRAGQEH, from the exons ATGGAGAGTAGGTGCTACGGCTGCGCTGTCAAGTTCACCCTCTTCAAGAAGGAG TACGGCTGTAAGAATTGTGGCAGGGCCTTCTGTTCAGGCTGCCTAAGCTTCAGTGCAGCAGTGCCTCGGACTGGGAACACCCAACAGAAAGTCTGCAAGCAATGCCATGAGGTCCTGACCAG AGGGTCTTCTGCCAATGCCTCCAAGTGGTCACCACCTCAGAACTATAAGAA GCGTGTGGCAGCCTTGGAAGCCAAGCAGAAGCCCAGCACTTCCCAGAGCCAGGGACTGACCCGACAAGACCAGATGATTGCTGAGCGCCTAGCACGACTCCGCCAGGAGAACAAGCCCA AGTTAGTCCCCTCACAGGCAGAGATAGAGGCACGGCTGGCTGCCCTAAAGGATGAACGTCAGGGTTCCATCCCTTCCacccaggaaatggaggcacGACTTGCAGCGTTGCAGGGCAGAGTTCTACCTTCTCAAACCCCCCAGCCG GCACATCACACACCGGACACCAGGACCCAAGCCCAGCAGACACAGGATCTGCTAACGCAGCTGAGAGCTGAGGTGGCTATCGATGAAAGCTGGAAAGGAGGAGGCCCAG CTGCCTCTCTCCAGAATGACCTCAACCAGGGTGGCCCAGGGAGCACTAATTCCAAGAGGCAGGCCAACTGGTccttggaggaggagaagagCAGACTGCTGGCTGAGGCAGCACTTGAGTTGCGGGAGGAGAACACGAGGCAGGAACGGATTCTGGCCCTGGCCAAGCGACTAGCCGTGCTGCGGGGACAGGACCCCGAGAGAG TGACCCTCCAGGACTATCGCCTCCCAGACAGTGATGACGACGAGGATGAGGAGACAGCCATCCAAAGAGTCCTGCAACAG GCCCAGGATGTGGACCCCAGGcctgaggctgaggaagaggagctCCCCTGGTGCTGCATCTGCAATGAGGATGCCACCCTACGCTGCGCTGGCTGCGATGGGGACCTCTTCTGTGCCCGCTGCTTCCG AGAGGGCCACGATGCCTTTGAGCTTAAAGAGCACCAGACATCTGCCTACTCTCCTCCGCGTGCAGGCCAAGAGCACTGA
- the ZFYVE19 gene encoding abscission/NoCut checkpoint regulator isoform X3 — protein MIAERLARLRQENKPKLVPSQAEIEARLAALKDERQGSIPSTQEMEARLAALQGRVLPSQTPQPAHHTPDTRTQAQQTQDLLTQLRAEVAIDESWKGGGPAASLQNDLNQGGPGSTNSKRQANWSLEEEKSRLLAEAALELREENTRQERILALAKRLAVLRGQDPERVTLQDYRLPDSDDDEDEETAIQRVLQQLTEEAALDEASGFNIPAEQASRPWTQPHRAEPEAQDVDPRPEAEEEELPWCCICNEDATLRCAGCDGDLFCARCFREGHDAFELKEHQTSAYSPPRAGQEH, from the exons ATGATTGCTGAGCGCCTAGCACGACTCCGCCAGGAGAACAAGCCCA AGTTAGTCCCCTCACAGGCAGAGATAGAGGCACGGCTGGCTGCCCTAAAGGATGAACGTCAGGGTTCCATCCCTTCCacccaggaaatggaggcacGACTTGCAGCGTTGCAGGGCAGAGTTCTACCTTCTCAAACCCCCCAGCCG GCACATCACACACCGGACACCAGGACCCAAGCCCAGCAGACACAGGATCTGCTAACGCAGCTGAGAGCTGAGGTGGCTATCGATGAAAGCTGGAAAGGAGGAGGCCCAG CTGCCTCTCTCCAGAATGACCTCAACCAGGGTGGCCCAGGGAGCACTAATTCCAAGAGGCAGGCCAACTGGTccttggaggaggagaagagCAGACTGCTGGCTGAGGCAGCACTTGAGTTGCGGGAGGAGAACACGAGGCAGGAACGGATTCTGGCCCTGGCCAAGCGACTAGCCGTGCTGCGGGGACAGGACCCCGAGAGAG TGACCCTCCAGGACTATCGCCTCCCAGACAGTGATGACGACGAGGATGAGGAGACAGCCATCCAAAGAGTCCTGCAACAG CTCACTGAAGAAGCTGCCCTGGATGAGGCAAGTGGCTTTAACATCCCTGCAGAGCAGGCTTCTCGACCCTGGACCCAACCCCACAGGGCAGAGCCTGAG GCCCAGGATGTGGACCCCAGGcctgaggctgaggaagaggagctCCCCTGGTGCTGCATCTGCAATGAGGATGCCACCCTACGCTGCGCTGGCTGCGATGGGGACCTCTTCTGTGCCCGCTGCTTCCG AGAGGGCCACGATGCCTTTGAGCTTAAAGAGCACCAGACATCTGCCTACTCTCCTCCGCGTGCAGGCCAAGAGCACTGA
- the PPP1R14D gene encoding protein phosphatase 1 regulatory subunit 14D gives MPLWALEAAEREAGAWLWSATHWLAVRSQETGIPSTKVLLIFALAPPWEPWPSSCLHFFSAGLSYSLSPHFPLWLCSELAVFPSSLPSSNPSMLSSSPASCTSPSPDGENPCKKVHWASGRRRTSSTDSESKSHPDSSKIPRSRRPSRLTVKYDRGQLQRWLEMEQWVDAQVQELFQDQATPSEPEIDLEALMDLSTEEQKTQLEAILGNCPRPTEAFISELLSQLKKLRRLSRPQK, from the exons ATGCCACTTTGGGCCCTAGAAGCTGCagaaagggaggctggggcatggcTCTGGAGTGCCACTCACTGGCTGGCAGTGAGGAGCCAGGAGACTGGCATTCCCAGCACCAAAGTCCTATTGATCTTTGCCCTTGCCCCTCCCTGGGAGCCTTGGCCCTCCTCCTGCCTTCATTTCTTCTCTGCTGGCCTCTCCTATTCTCTGTCTCCTCACTTCCCTCTGTGGCTCTGCTCTGAACTGGCGGTTTTTCCCAGCTCCTTGCCCAGCTCCAATCCTTCCATGCTGTCTTCAAGCCCTGCTTCCTGCACATCTCCCAGCCCAGACGGGGAGAACCCATGTAAGAAGGTCCACTGGGCTTCTGGGAGGAGAAGGACATCATCCACAGACTCAGAGTCCAAGTCCCACCCGGACTCCTCCAAGATACCCAGGTCCCGGAGACCCAGCCGCCTGACAGTGAAGTATGACCGGGGCCAGCTCCAGCGCTGGCTGGAGATGGAGCAATGGGTGGATGCTCAAGTTCAGGAGCTCTTCCAG GATCAAGCAACCCCTTCTGAGCCTGAGATTGACCTGGAAGCTCTCATGGATCTATCCACAGAGGAGCAGAAGACTCAGCTGGAG GCCATTCTCGGGAACTGCCCCCGCCCCACAGAG GCTTTTATCTCTGAGCTGCTCAGTCAACTCAAGAAACTCCGGAGACTCAGCCGGCCTCAGAAATAA